In Fervidobacterium sp., the sequence TTGGTAACAACCGATGTAGCTGCAAGAGGAATCGATATAGATGGCTTAACTCACGTGATAAATTATTCCGTACCAAAAGATCCAGAGTATTACGTTCACAGGATAGGAAGAACTGGTAGAGCTGGAAAAAAGGGATTTGCTATTACGTTTGTAACAAGAGATGATTATTTTCATTTTACTAAGGTTAAAAGGTTTGCTAAGGCTAAGATAGTTAAAGAAAAAATTCCACAAGTAGAGGAGATTATACTTAGACAACTTGAAAATCTTGTGCAGAATATTAAGAATACTCCTAAGGTTTCTAACGATTTGTACAGGCAAATGGCACAGCAGCTGATACAAGAAATGGGACCAACAGAAGCAGTAGAGATGTTGATGCACGCACTGTTGAAAGAAAAGATAGATACTTCACGATATGGCGACGTAAAAATCAGAGATTTTTCAAAACGTACCAAGCATGCGGATTTTGATAATACCGTAAGATTGTTTGTCAATATGGGAAGCTCAAGCGGATTAGATAAAAAGAAGCTGGTGGATTTCATTTCAAATAAAACAGGTGTTGAAAAGTCAAATATAAACAATGTAAGAATTTTTGAAAATTATTCGTTCATTGATGTCAACGAACTTGATGCGGAAATAATTATGAGGACTTTAAACAAGCGAAAGCATGCGAATAGATACGAAAAACCATTTGTCGAACGTGCACGTCAAAGATAATGTTATTTTTTAAGAAAAAGCACTGGAACAATCCAGTGCTTTTTTATCGAATAGTTCAAATTTCTATTGTTTCTCCTGGTTTCATGATAATACATTCTACACCAAGCTTTTCAGTTTCCTGTTTAAATTTATCTTCATTTGCTTTTATTATCTCCCATGTGTTGTAATGAATTGGTACTACAGTCTTGGGTCTTATCATCTCAACAGCTCTAAGTGCATCTTCAACATCCATAACAAAGTTTCCACCTATTGGTAGGAAAGCTATGTCTACATCTTTCAAAAGCTCAAACTCTTTCGTAAGTCCAGTATCGCCGGCGTGGTAAATACTTTTTCCTTCAGTCTGTATTAATATTCCGCATGGATTACCACCGTAAATTGTTTTGTCTCCATCGTGTATTCCTGAACCATGAACCGCTGGTGTAAGTTTAACCTTACCAAATTCAAAGTAGTAAACTCCGCCAACGTGCATCGGATGAATTTTGCAACCTTTCAACTGAAGATAATTGCATATCTCAAAGTTCGATATAACTGTTGGATTATACTTCCTGCACAACTCAATAGTATCACCTAAGTGATCACCGTGTCCATGTGTGACAAATATATAATCGATTTTTGGTAAAATAAAGCTTTTTGGATAAGACGGGTTACCAGAAATGAATGGGTCGATTATAACGTTGTACTTTCCATCAATACCTTCTATCAACAAAGCTGCATGTCCTAAGAATGTGAGTTTCATCTTATCCACCTCCCTAATTTATAATAAATCACTCATAAAATACTTTCTTGATTTTTGTTGGTTCCAATCTGAATTTTGAACCTTTACCTTGTAGAAAATGATGAGCGGCAAGCAAATGTATTGAAAGTTCGCTGTATATAATCTCTTCGTTGTTATTTAAATTTTTAACAACTGCCACACGCTTTCTGAATATTCCGTCTTGAAACGGACAAGGTAGAAAACCACGTGCTTCATCTACTCTAATATCCCATTTTTCAAATTTAACAGGCTCACCTAAACCTTTTAATCCTTCCTTCATTAGTTTTCTCATTAATTTGGCAACTTGTACGAAATCTAAGCCAAGAAACTGAAATTCTTCTTCGTCTGCTTGTATTATATCAACAATATTCCTATCGTCATCTCCTAAGAATCCATCGGCAGTTATCTTTCCTGGTTTCATATTTTCTTGGGCTTTTACATATTTTGGCGTCATTTTCATAAAATTCCCCCCTGAAAAGTTAAGCGATTTTACGCGAATTTATCGTAATAAACATCAAAAATAGAGAACTTAGAAAAAACTTGTACACACGCATTAATCATACCAGGACTACCGCATAAATAACCTTCCTTTTTGTTGTCTTTTGGAATTACACTATCAAGATACCTTTCAAGAACGCTTGTTATCAAACCAGTTTCACCTGTCCAGTTATCGTCGGCAAGAGGCTCGGATAGAGCAGGTATAAAATGAAATTTTTCCCACTTCTTTTCAAGTTCTTTAAAAATATCAACGTAATAAAGATCTTTCTTACTTCTTGCACCAAAAAAGTACCATACATTTCTGTTTGTTATTCCTCTTTCCCACATATCAAAAATTATAGACTTAATAGGAGCCATGCCACTTCCACCAGCTACCATAATCATGTCAGCGTCAGTATTCCTCATATAAAATTCACCGAAAGGTCCTATAACCTCAACTATATCTCCTTCTTTCATGTGTTTGTGTACATAGGTTGTTGCAATTCCACCAGGCACAAGTCGGATTAGTAGTTCTATATGATTCCTATTCTTGGGTGATGATGAGATCGAATAAGCGCGCTGGGTAAATTCTTTTATGTTTTCATAAGGTGGGATCACAAGTTGTACATATTGACCCGCTTTGAAGTCTATTTCATTTGGTTCAACAAGTCTTATCCTAAGTTCTTTGATGTCGTAGGTGACATCCTTTAAACCCTCAAGTATTCCTTTAAATTTTCGAATATTGAACAACTCTTCAGGAAGGTAGATTTTTATACTCTTTTTCAGCTTTATTTGGCATGATAACCTGATATTTTCTTTGATTTCTTCTTTTGACATATAAGGAACCTCTGTTGGTAGGTGTGGACCAACATCGGAGAGTACTTTAACTTTACAAGCACCACAACTGCCTCTTCCACCGCAAGCTGAAGGTACAAATATACCTTGTGAACCTAAGGTTTGGAGCAGCGGTGCACCACCTTTAACTTTCAGTATTTTCTTACCTTCGTTTATGTCGATATCCACCTCACCGTAATTGTTTACTATGCTATCAACGATGGCAATAACAAGCGCAAGGACTCCACTTACCAAAGAAACAACAATCGGTGCTACAAATATGTTCATCGTCACCACCACCCTTAGGTCCAAAAATTTATTGAACTCTTATCATACCAGCAAAGCCTATAAATGCCATTGCCATAATTCCGATTGTGATCAATGTTATACCCACACCCTTAAGAGATGCTGGGATAGGTGCATTTTCTGTCTTTTTTCTTATAGCTGCTAAAAGTACTATTGCAAGCCACCAGCCAATACCACTACCGAGTCCGAAAAAGACAGATTGTATAAATGTATAATTCCTCAATTGCATGAACAATGCAACACCAAGTATGGCACAGTTAACAGTTATCAGTGGTAAGAATATACCTAAGACCATATAAAGGTTAGGAGATATCCTGTCGATGATCATTTCTAAAATTTGGACAACGGCAGCTATCACAATTATGTATAGAATATACCTAAGATAACCAAGTTCAAAGCTAGCAATAAGATATTTTTCCAAAATCCAATTCAAAGCTGTAGTTATGGTCATGACTAATGTAACGGCCAGACCTAATCCGTTGGAAGATTTTAAATCCTTAGAAATCGAAATGAAAGAACACATACCTAAGAAATTTGTTAGCAATATATTGCTTGTAAAAATTGATGCAAAGAATAATACGATAGGATTTATATCAGGAACCATGAATATCCCCCCTCAATCTACTTATTTGGAGATGCACCTGCTGTTTTCTTTAACTGCATACTCTTAACGAACCATATAAACGAAGCGAGTACAAAAAATGCGCTTGGTGGCATGACCATAATCGTCCACGCAGGTACGGCCGATGGAATGATTCGAATACCAAATATTGTTCCAAATCCAAGCAGTTCTCTAAAAAATGCCACAACCACGAGAACAAGCATGTAACCAAGTCCTGCTGTAAATCCGTCCCAGAAAGATATTAATGGTTTGTTGCCTTGGGCAAAAGCTTCAGCACGTCCCATGATAATACAATTTGTTATGATCAAACCTACGTATGGTCCCAAAGCTTTACTGACGTCTGGAAGATATGCCCTTAAGAATATATCCACTATTATTACATAAAAAGAAATGACAAGCA encodes:
- a CDS encoding 2Fe-2S iron-sulfur cluster binding domain-containing protein, yielding MNIFVAPIVVSLVSGVLALVIAIVDSIVNNYGEVDIDINEGKKILKVKGGAPLLQTLGSQGIFVPSACGGRGSCGACKVKVLSDVGPHLPTEVPYMSKEEIKENIRLSCQIKLKKSIKIYLPEELFNIRKFKGILEGLKDVTYDIKELRIRLVEPNEIDFKAGQYVQLVIPPYENIKEFTQRAYSISSSPKNRNHIELLIRLVPGGIATTYVHKHMKEGDIVEVIGPFGEFYMRNTDADMIMVAGGSGMAPIKSIIFDMWERGITNRNVWYFFGARSKKDLYYVDIFKELEKKWEKFHFIPALSEPLADDNWTGETGLITSVLERYLDSVIPKDNKKEGYLCGSPGMINACVQVFSKFSIFDVYYDKFA
- a CDS encoding metal-dependent hydrolase — translated: MKLTFLGHAALLIEGIDGKYNVIIDPFISGNPSYPKSFILPKIDYIFVTHGHGDHLGDTIELCRKYNPTVISNFEICNYLQLKGCKIHPMHVGGVYYFEFGKVKLTPAVHGSGIHDGDKTIYGGNPCGILIQTEGKSIYHAGDTGLTKEFELLKDVDIAFLPIGGNFVMDVEDALRAVEMIRPKTVVPIHYNTWEIIKANEDKFKQETEKLGVECIIMKPGETIEI
- a CDS encoding NADH:ubiquinone reductase (Na(+)-transporting) subunit D, translated to MSEYKKIFKNNLWIENPVFVQILGICSTLAVTNNLRNTLIMTIGVTLVTGLSNFTISAMRNIIPRKVRMITQVLVISFYVIIVDIFLRAYLPDVSKALGPYVGLIITNCIIMGRAEAFAQGNKPLISFWDGFTAGLGYMLVLVVVAFFRELLGFGTIFGIRIIPSAVPAWTIMVMPPSAFFVLASFIWFVKSMQLKKTAGASPNK
- a CDS encoding NADH:ubiquinone reductase (Na(+)-transporting) subunit E (Part of the NQR complex which consists of NqrA, NqrB, NqrC, NqrD, NqrE and NqrF; NQR complex catalyzes the reduction of ubiquinone-1 to ubiquinol by two successive reactions, coupled with the transport of Na(+) ions from the cytoplasm to the periplasm; NqrE is probably involved in the second step, the conversion of ubisemiquinone to ubiquinol.): MVPDINPIVLFFASIFTSNILLTNFLGMCSFISISKDLKSSNGLGLAVTLVMTITTALNWILEKYLIASFELGYLRYILYIIVIAAVVQILEMIIDRISPNLYMVLGIFLPLITVNCAILGVALFMQLRNYTFIQSVFFGLGSGIGWWLAIVLLAAIRKKTENAPIPASLKGVGITLITIGIMAMAFIGFAGMIRVQ